The Sagittula sp. P11 genome window below encodes:
- a CDS encoding FAD:protein FMN transferase, with protein MTLPRLSRRRVLTLAAAFACAPRHAFASTWQGRALGAEVSVTLTGPRTETQAALADLPAQLDEIESLFSLYRPSSALSRLNKAGFLAPSVRFDALMDACDRAHTLTDGIFDPTVQPLWQALANGRDPAPARAHLGWHRVRRTAQGTCLDPGQQLTLNGIAQGFGTDLIRASLAKRGFTHALIDIGEQAAIGGPFRLSLEDPDHGSLGHLTLENAARATSSPGALHFGANAHILGPQGQDPLWSTVSIEARDATTADALSTAAVFMDIPRLEKLRTDADLLRITLVDRDGNLRTL; from the coding sequence ATGACCCTGCCCCGTCTCAGCCGCCGCCGCGTCCTCACCCTAGCCGCTGCCTTCGCCTGCGCGCCACGCCACGCCTTCGCCTCCACCTGGCAAGGCCGCGCACTCGGCGCCGAGGTTTCCGTCACCCTGACCGGCCCGCGCACGGAGACACAGGCGGCCCTGGCCGACCTCCCCGCACAGCTCGACGAGATCGAAAGCCTCTTCAGCCTTTACCGCCCGAGTTCGGCCCTCTCCCGCCTGAACAAAGCCGGGTTTCTTGCACCCAGCGTCCGTTTCGATGCCCTGATGGACGCCTGCGACAGGGCGCATACGCTGACGGACGGCATCTTCGATCCGACAGTGCAACCGCTCTGGCAGGCCCTGGCAAATGGCCGCGACCCCGCGCCGGCCCGCGCCCACCTCGGCTGGCACCGGGTACGCCGCACGGCACAGGGCACCTGTCTGGACCCGGGTCAGCAGCTCACCCTCAACGGCATCGCCCAAGGCTTCGGCACCGACCTGATCCGCGCGTCCCTTGCCAAACGCGGCTTCACTCATGCTCTGATCGACATCGGCGAACAGGCGGCCATCGGCGGCCCCTTCCGGCTCTCTCTCGAAGATCCCGATCACGGATCTCTGGGTCACCTGACGCTAGAAAACGCCGCCCGCGCCACCTCCAGCCCCGGCGCCCTGCACTTCGGTGCCAACGCACACATCCTCGGGCCACAGGGGCAAGACCCCCTCTGGTCCACCGTCAGCATCGAGGCCCGCGATGCCACGACCGCCGATGCGCTCTCCACCGCGGCGGTCTTCATGGACATCCCGCGCCTTGAAAAGCTCAGGACCGACGCCGACCTCCTCCGAATCACGCTGGTGGACAGGGACGGCAACCTCCGCACCCTCTGA
- a CDS encoding xanthine dehydrogenase family protein subunit M produces the protein MYSFDIVRPTSVADAVSALGQEDAQPLSGGQTLIPTLKQRLAMPSVLVSLSAIDELKGVSSDGGVLTVGGGTTHATVAAEAGAYPALAALAGQIGDPAVRNRGTIGGSLANNDPSACYPAAALGSGATIVTNTREIAADDYFQGMFTTALDEGELVTAVKFPIPEKAAYIKFQQPASRFALVGVFVSEGADGVRVAVTGASEEGVFRWSEAEEALSGDFSASAVEELSAPSGDGMISDLHGSGAYRASLVKTLTKRAVAKANG, from the coding sequence ATGTATTCATTCGATATCGTTCGGCCGACGTCCGTGGCCGATGCCGTGTCGGCGCTGGGGCAGGAGGACGCACAGCCGCTGTCCGGCGGCCAGACGCTGATCCCGACCCTGAAGCAGCGGCTGGCGATGCCGTCCGTGCTGGTGAGCCTGTCGGCCATCGACGAGCTGAAGGGCGTGTCGTCGGACGGCGGCGTGCTGACCGTCGGCGGCGGCACCACCCATGCGACGGTGGCGGCAGAGGCCGGGGCCTATCCGGCGCTGGCGGCGCTGGCCGGCCAGATCGGTGATCCGGCGGTGCGCAACCGCGGCACCATCGGCGGGTCGCTCGCCAACAACGATCCCTCGGCCTGCTATCCGGCGGCGGCGCTGGGATCGGGGGCGACGATCGTCACCAACACCCGCGAAATCGCGGCGGACGACTATTTCCAGGGCATGTTCACCACGGCCCTCGATGAAGGCGAGCTCGTCACCGCGGTGAAGTTCCCGATCCCGGAGAAGGCGGCCTACATCAAGTTCCAGCAGCCCGCGTCGCGGTTCGCGCTGGTCGGCGTCTTCGTGTCCGAGGGCGCGGATGGGGTCCGGGTCGCCGTGACCGGGGCCTCAGAGGAAGGCGTGTTCCGCTGGAGCGAGGCGGAAGAGGCGCTTTCGGGTGACTTTTCCGCCAGCGCGGTCGAGGAGCTGTCGGCGCCGTCGGGCGACGGGATGATCTCTGACCTGCACGGCAGCGGTGCTTATCGTGCGAGCCTGGTGAAGACCCTGACGAAGCGGGCGGTGGCCAAGGCCAACGGCTGA
- a CDS encoding xanthine dehydrogenase family protein molybdopterin-binding subunit, translating to MPKDHGIGASQKRREDVRFLTGAGQYTDDINVYNQAYVYFLRSDVAHGKINSINTEAAAGMPGVVRIFTGADFEGVGGLPCGWQVTDKHGEVMKEPPHPVLAQGKVRHVGDPIAAVVADTLEEARTAAEAIELDIEELPAVVNMAAALESGSAKVHDELSDNLCYDWQFGSDPAETQAAFDSAAHVTTLELTNNRLVANPMEPRVAVGEYNRANDESTLYTTSQNPHVIRLLMGAFVLGIPEHKLRVVAPDVGGGFGTKIFHYAEEAFVTFASRQLNRAVKWTSSRSEAFMSDAHGRDHVTTIELALDADNNFTAVRTNTMANMGAYLSTFSSSVPTWLHGTLMAGNYKTPHVLVNVKAVFTNTVPVDAYRGAGRPEATYQLERIIDKAARELGVDPIALRRQNFITEFPYQTPVAVVYDTGDYVATMDKMEELMDLGNFEARRKESEAKGKLRGLGVNCFIEACGIAPSNLVGQLGARAGLYDAATVRVNATGTISVLVGAHSHGQGHETAFPQVVAEMLGIDESMIDIVHGDSAKIPFGMGTYGSRSIAVCGSAMVRATEKIINKAKKIAAHLLEAAEADIELKDGQFSVAGTDKSVAWGDVTLAAYVPHNYPLEDIEPGLEETAFYDPSNFTYPAGAYACEVEVDPETGLVTIEKFVSADDFGNVINPMIVEGQVHGGIAQGIGQALLENCAYDENGQLLSASYMDYAMPRADNLPMLDSYLVDHSCQTPCTHNPLGVKGCGEAGAIGSPPTVVNAVIDALQSGGHKVEHIDMPVSPGRVWAAING from the coding sequence ATGCCGAAGGATCATGGCATCGGCGCAAGCCAGAAGCGGCGCGAGGACGTGCGCTTCCTGACCGGAGCCGGTCAGTACACCGACGATATCAACGTCTACAACCAGGCGTATGTCTATTTCCTGCGTTCCGACGTGGCCCACGGAAAGATCAACTCGATCAACACCGAGGCCGCAGCGGGCATGCCCGGCGTCGTCCGCATCTTTACCGGGGCCGACTTCGAGGGCGTGGGCGGTCTGCCCTGCGGCTGGCAGGTGACCGACAAGCACGGCGAAGTGATGAAGGAGCCGCCGCACCCGGTGCTGGCACAGGGCAAGGTCCGTCACGTCGGTGACCCGATCGCCGCGGTCGTGGCCGACACGCTGGAGGAGGCGCGCACGGCCGCCGAGGCCATCGAGCTCGACATCGAGGAACTGCCTGCCGTGGTGAACATGGCGGCCGCGCTCGAGTCCGGTTCCGCCAAGGTGCACGACGAGCTGTCGGACAACCTCTGCTACGACTGGCAGTTCGGGTCCGACCCGGCAGAGACGCAGGCGGCCTTCGACAGCGCCGCGCATGTGACGACGCTGGAGCTGACCAACAACCGCCTCGTCGCCAACCCGATGGAGCCGCGCGTGGCCGTGGGCGAGTACAACCGCGCCAACGACGAATCCACGCTCTACACCACCTCGCAGAACCCGCACGTGATCCGCCTGCTTATGGGCGCCTTCGTCCTCGGCATCCCGGAGCACAAGCTGCGCGTCGTGGCGCCCGACGTGGGCGGCGGCTTCGGCACGAAGATCTTCCACTACGCCGAAGAGGCCTTTGTCACCTTCGCCTCGCGGCAGCTGAACCGCGCGGTGAAGTGGACCTCCTCGCGCTCCGAGGCGTTCATGTCCGACGCCCATGGCCGCGACCACGTCACGACCATCGAACTGGCGCTGGATGCGGACAACAACTTCACCGCCGTGCGCACCAACACGATGGCCAACATGGGCGCGTATCTGTCGACCTTCTCGTCGTCGGTCCCGACCTGGCTGCACGGCACGCTGATGGCGGGCAACTACAAGACGCCGCACGTGCTGGTGAACGTGAAGGCGGTCTTCACGAACACCGTGCCGGTCGACGCCTACCGCGGCGCGGGCCGCCCGGAGGCGACCTACCAGCTCGAGCGGATCATCGACAAGGCCGCGCGCGAGCTGGGCGTCGATCCCATCGCGCTCCGCCGTCAGAACTTCATCACCGAGTTCCCGTACCAGACGCCGGTGGCCGTGGTCTATGACACCGGCGACTACGTCGCGACGATGGACAAGATGGAAGAGCTGATGGACCTCGGCAACTTCGAGGCGCGCCGCAAGGAAAGCGAAGCGAAGGGCAAGCTGCGCGGCCTGGGCGTCAACTGCTTCATCGAGGCCTGCGGCATCGCGCCGTCGAACCTCGTGGGGCAGCTCGGCGCGCGTGCCGGTCTGTACGACGCCGCCACCGTGCGGGTGAACGCCACGGGCACCATCTCGGTGCTGGTGGGCGCGCACAGCCACGGGCAGGGACACGAGACCGCCTTCCCGCAGGTCGTGGCCGAGATGCTGGGCATCGACGAGAGCATGATCGACATCGTGCACGGCGACTCCGCCAAGATCCCGTTCGGCATGGGCACCTACGGCTCGCGCTCCATCGCGGTCTGCGGATCCGCCATGGTCCGCGCCACCGAGAAGATCATCAACAAGGCCAAGAAGATCGCCGCCCACCTGCTGGAGGCCGCCGAGGCGGACATCGAGCTGAAGGACGGTCAGTTCTCGGTCGCGGGCACCGACAAGTCGGTCGCCTGGGGGGATGTGACGCTCGCCGCCTACGTGCCGCACAACTACCCGCTCGAGGATATCGAGCCGGGTCTCGAGGAGACGGCCTTCTACGATCCGTCGAACTTCACCTATCCCGCGGGCGCCTATGCCTGCGAGGTGGAGGTCGATCCGGAGACCGGCCTGGTCACCATCGAGAAGTTCGTGTCCGCGGACGACTTCGGCAACGTCATCAACCCGATGATCGTCGAGGGACAGGTGCACGGCGGGATTGCGCAGGGCATCGGGCAGGCGCTGCTCGAGAACTGCGCCTACGACGAGAACGGCCAGCTGCTGAGCGCGTCCTACATGGACTACGCGATGCCGCGCGCCGACAACCTGCCGATGCTCGACAGTTACCTCGTGGACCACTCCTGCCAGACGCCCTGCACCCACAACCCGCTGGGCGTGAAGGGCTGCGGCGAGGCCGGGGCCATCGGCTCTCCGCCGACGGTGGTGAACGCGGTGATCGACGCGCTGCAGTCGGGTGGCCACAAGGTGGAGCACATCGACATGCCGGTGTCGCCGGGCCGCGTCTGGGCCGCGATCAACGGCTGA
- a CDS encoding (2Fe-2S)-binding protein, with product MVEVTMKVNGKSVTKSVKGNTLMTEFLREELRLTGTHVGCDTSQCGACTIHVNGLQVKACTMFAAEADGAEVGTIEGQAAPDGTLNTIQQAFQDYHGLQCGFCTPGMVMAAAALLKDNPKPTEAEVRHHLEGNICRCTGYHNIVRAILAASGQDVPAVAAE from the coding sequence ATGGTTGAAGTGACGATGAAGGTGAACGGCAAGTCCGTCACCAAGTCGGTCAAGGGCAACACGCTCATGACGGAGTTCCTGCGTGAGGAGCTGCGCCTGACCGGGACCCACGTGGGCTGCGACACCTCGCAATGCGGCGCCTGCACGATCCACGTCAACGGGCTGCAGGTGAAGGCCTGCACCATGTTCGCCGCCGAAGCCGACGGCGCCGAGGTCGGCACGATCGAGGGGCAGGCGGCCCCGGACGGCACGCTGAACACGATCCAGCAGGCGTTCCAGGACTACCACGGGCTGCAGTGCGGTTTCTGCACGCCGGGCATGGTGATGGCAGCGGCGGCGCTGCTGAAGGACAACCCGAAGCCGACCGAGGCCGAGGTGCGTCACCACCTCGAGGGCAACATCTGCCGCTGCACCGGCTACCACAACATCGTCCGCGCCATCCTGGCGGCTTCCGGGCAGGACGTGCCCGCGGTCGCTGCGGAATAA
- a CDS encoding CoxG family protein → MQMSDSRTIKAPREVVWEAILNPEVLKACVPGCTEMSGSAEEGFEATVVQKVGPVKATFKGQVNLEDMDAPNTVKLVGEGKGGAAGFAKGSAVVRLEEAEDGTLLTYDVDASVGGKLAQLGSRIIDGFAKKMADQFFSNFQEAVEGPSDPDAAPETEADDGKKKGWFKRMVSN, encoded by the coding sequence ATGCAAATGAGCGATTCCCGTACGATCAAGGCCCCCCGCGAGGTGGTCTGGGAAGCGATCCTGAACCCCGAGGTGCTGAAGGCCTGCGTGCCCGGCTGCACCGAGATGTCCGGCTCTGCCGAGGAGGGGTTCGAGGCGACCGTCGTCCAGAAGGTCGGGCCCGTGAAGGCGACCTTCAAGGGACAGGTGAACCTCGAGGACATGGATGCGCCGAACACCGTCAAGCTGGTGGGCGAAGGCAAGGGCGGTGCAGCGGGTTTTGCCAAGGGCAGCGCCGTGGTGAGGCTGGAAGAGGCCGAGGACGGCACGCTTCTGACCTACGACGTGGACGCCAGCGTCGGCGGCAAGCTCGCGCAGCTGGGCAGCCGGATCATCGACGGTTTCGCCAAGAAGATGGCCGACCAGTTCTTCTCCAACTTCCAGGAGGCGGTCGAAGGCCCCTCCGATCCCGACGCCGCGCCCGAGACGGAGGCCGACGACGGCAAGAAGAAGGGCTGGTTCAAGCGGATGGTGTCCAACTGA
- a CDS encoding substrate-binding periplasmic protein, whose amino-acid sequence MVRHAGVLNTVGRGLRALLPALVPGMVAGALLAAGTTVARAADPCADYVPQPKPQNAGRDIVGQDLDTIRERGSMTFAVYEDHAPYSWEEKGEAKGIDVDVAKLVAEFIGVTPVIRFVAAGENLDADLRHNVWQGGIVGGAVSNVMMRVPYDSAFRCRVEQVVFPGQYQEEHIAIAYRAAEYPDGGPVPAYFRFDTVAVENDSISDFYLTSFAGGQTAAGVRRYPTMEAAMAALNAGETMAAMGPLAQLEFFRGEGVAIHEPPLAGLAKSHWPIGTAVHFAWRPLGYEVEDAISAAMADGRIAGIFERYGLTHNPPEW is encoded by the coding sequence ATGGTTCGACATGCGGGTGTTCTGAACACCGTCGGCAGGGGGCTGCGCGCCCTTCTGCCCGCCCTGGTGCCGGGTATGGTGGCCGGCGCGCTGCTGGCCGCCGGCACCACCGTGGCCCGCGCCGCCGATCCCTGCGCCGACTACGTGCCGCAGCCCAAGCCGCAGAACGCAGGCCGCGACATCGTCGGCCAGGACCTCGACACGATCCGCGAGCGGGGCTCGATGACCTTCGCGGTCTACGAGGATCATGCGCCCTATTCCTGGGAAGAGAAGGGCGAGGCGAAGGGCATCGACGTCGACGTTGCAAAGCTGGTGGCGGAGTTCATCGGCGTGACGCCGGTGATCCGCTTTGTCGCCGCCGGAGAGAACCTCGACGCCGATCTGCGGCACAACGTCTGGCAGGGCGGCATCGTCGGCGGGGCGGTGTCGAACGTGATGATGCGCGTGCCCTACGACTCGGCCTTCCGCTGCCGGGTGGAGCAGGTGGTCTTTCCCGGCCAGTACCAGGAGGAACACATCGCCATTGCCTACCGCGCGGCGGAGTATCCCGACGGCGGGCCGGTCCCGGCCTACTTCCGCTTCGACACGGTCGCGGTGGAGAACGATTCGATCTCGGACTTCTACCTGACGAGTTTCGCGGGTGGCCAGACGGCGGCAGGCGTGCGACGGTATCCCACGATGGAGGCGGCGATGGCGGCGCTGAACGCGGGGGAGACTATGGCGGCGATGGGGCCGCTGGCCCAGCTCGAGTTTTTCCGGGGCGAGGGCGTGGCGATCCACGAGCCGCCGCTGGCGGGGCTGGCGAAGTCGCACTGGCCGATCGGAACGGCGGTGCATTTCGCGTGGCGGCCGCTGGGATACGAAGTCGAGGATGCGATCTCTGCGGCGATGGCCGACGGCCGGATCGCGGGGATCTTCGAAAGATACGGACTGACGCACAATCCACCGGAATGGTGA
- the pedF gene encoding cytochrome c-550 PedF, which produces MKTFAMTALVSVLPVLALAHGDVAPQAVDTTGLPEVGEEWLTENPYRAEAAGEEVWDKAVKIGASGYNQNCARCHGLEVISGGLAPDLRFLEAEEYGDEWFIERFRHGYTQNGTTKMPAFGELLGQEAAWAIRTYVETRPDDDSMAGVADELKGLRDQLDALSTGSGDADGEAIKAELTEIAAGIETMSGAPVADSAASRAAAFIDGTEEGYRHAAEALTIGLSAAH; this is translated from the coding sequence ATGAAGACCTTTGCGATGACGGCCCTTGTGAGTGTGCTGCCGGTTCTGGCCCTGGCCCATGGCGACGTGGCGCCGCAGGCGGTGGACACCACCGGCCTGCCGGAGGTCGGCGAGGAGTGGCTGACCGAGAACCCCTACCGTGCGGAGGCCGCGGGCGAGGAAGTCTGGGACAAGGCGGTGAAGATCGGCGCCTCCGGCTACAACCAGAACTGCGCGCGCTGCCACGGGCTCGAGGTGATCTCGGGCGGGCTGGCGCCGGACCTGCGGTTCCTGGAGGCGGAGGAATACGGCGATGAGTGGTTCATCGAGCGCTTCCGCCACGGTTATACCCAGAACGGCACCACCAAGATGCCGGCCTTCGGCGAGCTCCTGGGGCAGGAGGCGGCATGGGCGATCCGCACCTACGTGGAGACCCGCCCCGACGACGATTCCATGGCCGGGGTGGCCGACGAGCTGAAGGGCCTGCGCGACCAGCTCGACGCGCTGTCGACCGGATCTGGCGATGCGGACGGCGAGGCGATCAAGGCGGAGCTGACCGAGATCGCCGCCGGGATCGAAACCATGTCCGGCGCGCCGGTGGCCGACAGTGCCGCCAGCCGGGCGGCGGCCTTCATCGACGGGACCGAGGAAGGCTACCGCCACGCGGCAGAGGCCTTGACCATCGGGCTGTCGGCTGCACACTGA
- a CDS encoding ABC transporter substrate-binding protein, producing the protein MRTILAAAAAVLLSASPIWAAEIRVAWLRQEVELPPTLSNLDPVPDDLGIAGARLGIADNATTGTFMGQTWTLTEHSVAPDGDFAGAVEAALAETDLLVIDAPADTLLQAADMPDTAGALLFNTAAPETALRGADCRANVLHALPSRAMLTDALMQFFVMRRWTALVMIEGPKPGDKALAESYRASAEKFGLSIRRTAEWTFDADLRRSAAAEVPLLTQQLGKYDVLIAADETNDFARYIPYNTWMPRPVAGSEGLMPAAWSPAVEQWGAAQLQSRFTKAAGREMLPRDYAAWAAVRAIGEAVTRSGATAAPDLRAYMLGGAFELGGFKGRPLTFRPWNGQLRQSIPLTHRGALVADAPLEGFLHPVSELDTLGLDAPESGCTAFAG; encoded by the coding sequence ATGCGCACGATCCTAGCGGCGGCGGCAGCCGTGCTGCTGTCGGCAAGCCCGATCTGGGCGGCAGAGATCCGCGTGGCATGGCTCCGGCAGGAGGTCGAGCTGCCCCCGACCCTGTCGAACCTCGACCCCGTGCCCGACGACCTCGGCATCGCAGGCGCGCGGCTGGGGATCGCCGACAACGCCACCACCGGCACCTTCATGGGCCAGACCTGGACGCTGACCGAACATTCGGTGGCGCCGGACGGCGACTTCGCCGGCGCGGTGGAGGCGGCTCTGGCCGAGACCGACCTCCTCGTGATCGACGCCCCCGCCGACACGCTCCTGCAGGCCGCCGACATGCCCGACACCGCGGGCGCGCTCCTCTTCAACACCGCCGCGCCCGAAACCGCGCTGCGCGGGGCCGACTGCCGCGCCAACGTGCTGCACGCCCTGCCCTCGCGCGCCATGCTGACCGACGCACTCATGCAGTTCTTCGTGATGCGCCGCTGGACCGCGCTGGTGATGATCGAGGGCCCGAAACCCGGCGACAAGGCGCTGGCCGAAAGCTATCGCGCCTCGGCAGAGAAGTTCGGCCTCTCGATCCGCCGCACCGCCGAATGGACCTTCGACGCCGACCTGCGCCGCAGCGCCGCCGCCGAGGTGCCGCTGCTGACCCAGCAACTGGGCAAGTACGACGTCCTGATCGCCGCGGACGAGACCAACGATTTCGCCCGCTACATCCCCTACAACACCTGGATGCCGCGCCCGGTCGCGGGCAGCGAGGGGCTGATGCCCGCCGCCTGGTCGCCTGCGGTCGAGCAATGGGGCGCGGCCCAGCTCCAGTCGCGTTTCACCAAGGCCGCGGGGCGCGAGATGCTGCCCCGCGACTACGCCGCCTGGGCCGCGGTACGCGCCATCGGCGAGGCGGTCACCCGCTCCGGCGCCACCGCCGCGCCGGACCTCAGGGCCTACATGCTGGGCGGCGCCTTCGAACTCGGCGGCTTCAAGGGCCGACCGCTGACCTTCCGGCCGTGGAACGGCCAGCTGCGCCAGTCCATCCCGCTCACCCACCGCGGCGCACTGGTCGCCGACGCCCCGCTCGAAGGGTTCCTGCACCCGGTCTCGGAACTCGACACGCTGGGCCTCGACGCCCCCGAAAGCGGCTGCACCGCCTTCGCCGGCTGA
- a CDS encoding YVTN family beta-propeller repeat protein: MKYTPLLAALLLSHAATADEIWVTNEKDNTVSVIDIGTMEVTRTIPTGERPRGITFSHDYSVVYICASDSDAVQVMDPVSGEILHDLPSGEDPEQFVLHTDNRHLYIANEDDAITTVVDTETRTVVAQINVGIEPEGMAVSPDGKIAITTSETTNMAHWIDTETQELFANTLVDSRPRHAEFVKDGTELWVSAEIGGTVSVFDVATQTEKAKFGFEIKGVHPDKVQPVGFELTADDSHAFVALGPSNHLAVVNAETYEVEDYILVGRRVWHMAFNADKSLLFTTNGVSGDVTVVDVAERKALKTIKVGRFPWGAAFRPTE, encoded by the coding sequence ATGAAATACACACCGCTCCTCGCAGCCCTCCTGCTGTCCCACGCCGCCACGGCGGACGAGATCTGGGTGACGAACGAGAAGGACAACACCGTGTCGGTGATCGATATCGGGACGATGGAAGTCACCCGCACAATCCCGACCGGAGAGCGCCCGCGCGGCATCACCTTCAGCCACGACTATTCCGTGGTCTACATCTGCGCCTCCGACAGCGACGCGGTGCAGGTCATGGACCCGGTCTCGGGCGAGATCCTGCACGACCTGCCCTCGGGCGAGGACCCGGAACAGTTCGTCCTGCACACCGACAACCGCCACCTCTACATCGCCAACGAGGACGACGCGATCACCACGGTCGTCGATACCGAAACCCGCACCGTCGTGGCGCAGATCAACGTCGGCATCGAGCCCGAGGGCATGGCCGTCTCGCCCGACGGCAAGATCGCCATCACCACCTCCGAGACGACGAACATGGCGCACTGGATCGACACGGAGACGCAGGAACTCTTTGCCAACACACTGGTCGATTCCCGGCCGCGGCACGCGGAATTCGTCAAGGACGGGACCGAGCTCTGGGTCAGCGCCGAGATCGGCGGCACCGTGTCGGTCTTCGACGTGGCGACGCAGACCGAGAAGGCCAAGTTCGGCTTCGAGATCAAGGGTGTGCACCCCGACAAGGTCCAGCCCGTGGGCTTCGAGCTGACCGCCGACGACAGCCACGCCTTCGTGGCGCTGGGACCGTCGAACCACCTCGCCGTGGTGAACGCCGAGACCTACGAGGTCGAGGACTATATCCTCGTCGGCCGCCGGGTTTGGCACATGGCGTTCAACGCGGACAAGTCGCTGCTGTTCACCACCAACGGCGTCTCGGGCGACGTGACAGTGGTCGACGTGGCAGAGCGCAAGGCATTGAAGACCATCAAGGTGGGCCGCTTCCCCTGGGGCGCGGCCTTCCGGCCCACGGAATGA
- a CDS encoding ABC transporter ATP-binding protein has protein sequence MLTVSDLSFSYGAKQALDAVSFSAEPGRFTALLGPNGAGKSTLFALMTRLFTSSTGRISVAGHDMAAAPRAALAKMGVVFQQPTLDLDLTVRQNLAYFAALHGLSGKDADGRISAALDRLSMLERAGERVRALNGGHRRRTEIARALVHDPAVLLCDEPTVGLDAQARSAITDHVHELAADGLTVLWATHLTDEVRPSDDVILLHRGQIRARGRADELTAGASLKDWFLNATGVEA, from the coding sequence ATGTTGACCGTTTCCGATCTTTCCTTCTCCTACGGTGCGAAACAGGCGCTCGACGCCGTGAGCTTTTCGGCCGAACCGGGGCGGTTCACCGCCCTCCTCGGCCCGAACGGCGCGGGCAAGTCGACGCTCTTCGCGCTGATGACCCGGCTCTTCACCTCCTCGACCGGGCGGATCTCCGTCGCGGGGCACGACATGGCGGCGGCCCCGCGCGCGGCACTGGCCAAGATGGGCGTGGTGTTCCAGCAGCCGACGCTCGACCTCGACCTGACGGTGCGGCAGAACCTTGCGTATTTCGCGGCGCTGCACGGGCTTTCGGGCAAGGACGCAGACGGGCGGATCTCGGCGGCGCTCGACCGGCTTTCGATGCTGGAGCGCGCGGGCGAGCGGGTGCGCGCGCTGAACGGCGGCCACCGGCGGCGGACGGAGATCGCCCGCGCGCTTGTGCACGATCCGGCCGTGCTGCTCTGCGACGAGCCCACCGTCGGGCTGGATGCGCAGGCGCGGTCGGCCATCACCGATCACGTGCATGAGCTGGCGGCGGACGGGCTGACCGTGCTCTGGGCCACCCATCTGACCGACGAGGTGCGGCCTTCCGACGACGTGATCCTACTGCACCGCGGCCAGATCCGCGCGCGCGGCCGGGCCGACGAGCTGACTGCTGGCGCGTCGCTGAAGGACTGGTTCCTGAACGCCACCGGGGTCGAGGCATGA
- a CDS encoding ABC transporter permease, with product MSAPSRIPLWPAFRAIAARELLRFVHQRERFLAALVRPLVWLLVFAAGFRAALGLSIIPPYQTYITYETYIVPGLCGMILLFNGMQSSLSLVYDREMGSMRLLLTAPLPRWYLLFSKLCGATFIGILQCYAFLAIAALFGIDHPPLGYVTILPALVLAGLMLGSLGLALSSFIKQLENFAGVMNFVIFPMFFLSSALYPLWKMQESSEILYWICRLNPFTHAVELIRFALHVDFSPWALLWTLVATAVFTVLALWGYDPARGLIRRKS from the coding sequence ATGAGCGCTCCGTCCCGCATCCCGCTCTGGCCCGCCTTCCGCGCCATCGCCGCGCGCGAGCTTCTGCGGTTCGTGCACCAGAGGGAGCGGTTCCTGGCCGCCCTCGTGCGTCCGCTCGTCTGGCTTCTGGTGTTTGCCGCGGGCTTCCGCGCGGCGCTGGGGCTGTCGATCATCCCGCCCTACCAGACCTATATCACCTACGAGACCTACATCGTGCCCGGCCTTTGCGGGATGATCCTGCTGTTCAACGGGATGCAGTCGTCGCTGAGCCTTGTCTACGACCGCGAGATGGGGTCCATGCGGCTTTTGCTGACCGCACCCCTGCCGCGATGGTATCTCCTGTTTTCAAAGCTTTGCGGGGCGACCTTCATCGGCATCCTGCAGTGTTACGCCTTCCTGGCCATCGCCGCGCTCTTCGGGATCGACCATCCGCCACTGGGCTATGTCACCATCCTTCCGGCGCTCGTGCTGGCCGGGCTGATGCTGGGATCGCTCGGGCTGGCGCTCTCGTCCTTCATCAAGCAGCTCGAGAACTTCGCGGGCGTGATGAACTTCGTCATCTTCCCGATGTTCTTCCTGAGCTCCGCGCTCTATCCCCTTTGGAAGATGCAGGAATCCTCGGAAATCCTCTACTGGATCTGCCGCCTGAACCCCTTCACCCACGCTGTCGAACTGATCCGCTTCGCGCTGCATGTCGATTTTTCGCCATGGGCGCTCCTGTGGACGCTGGTCGCCACCGCCGTCTTCACCGTGCTCGCGCTCTGGGGGTACGACCCGGCGCGCGGGTTGATCCGACGCAAGTCCTGA